The genomic stretch CCCAGCACAAATACATAATCTGTTTGAATGAGTCTCCTATAACAAAAGCACACACAATAGCCTATAAAAGTAGAACCAGTTGATCTTACTAACCGTATCGTCTTCCTCTGCAGTGGTGCTGATCGGTGATTCAGGTGTGGGCAAGAGTAACCTGCTCTCTCGCTTCACCCGAAATGAGTTTAACCTGGAGAGCAAGAGTACCATTGGGGTGGAGTTTGCCACTCGCAGCATCCATGTGGAGGGCAAGACCATCAAGGCCCAGATTTGGGATACAGCAGGACAGGAGAGATACAGAGCCATCACATCAGCGTGAGTATCATTATAATAGTCTCTTgatatttgttaaaactattAACTGAATCAATAAAGTACTTTTAATCtaaattctgtgtatttttctttacttcctttgtttgtttttggcTTTGGTTTAGTAGACTTTGAGAATTTGGCATTAAAGTGCTTGGCGCTTGGATAATGAACAGCTTGTAATGTTTCTTAGAATcttttaaatgactaaatgttaatgttttttttttcatctaaagcagtagttcacccaaaattgtcTCTTTATTTTCAATGCATTGAGAATGGATGattttaaggagaaaaaaatgtgtatttacagcGTATTACAGAGGTGCTGTAGGAGCCTTGCTGGTCTACGACATCGCCAAACATCTGACTTATGAAAATGCAGAGCGATGGCTAAAGGAGCTGCAGGATCACGCTGACAGTAATATTGTCATCATGTTAGTAGGGAACAAGAGTGACCTGCGCCATCTGAGAGCCGTGCCTATGGATGAATCCAAAGCGTTCGCAGGTTAGTGTCTTACTGTGTTTATCAGTGCTAAACAACATTCTGAAACTACACGCTTCTCGTaatttgaagtaattttttaaagggacactccacttttttgaaaatatgctcattttccagctcccccagagttaaatgtttgatttttactgttttggaatacattcagctgatctccgggtctggcgctaccatttttagcatagcttagcataatccattaaatctgattagaccattagcatcgcgcaaaggGGAATTAGCCAAAGAGTTtgaatgtttttcctattt from Misgurnus anguillicaudatus chromosome 10, ASM2758022v2, whole genome shotgun sequence encodes the following:
- the rab11al gene encoding RAB11a, member RAS oncogene family, like, translating into MTGREDEYDYLFKVVLIGDSGVGKSNLLSRFTRNEFNLESKSTIGVEFATRSIHVEGKTIKAQIWDTAGQERYRAITSAYYRGAVGALLVYDIAKHLTYENAERWLKELQDHADSNIVIMLVGNKSDLRHLRAVPMDESKAFAEKHGLSFLETSALDSSNVELAFQTILTEIHRIVSQRQMSGRGDSDFSPNSKVVPITVQPTQNSAKQGACCQNN